Proteins from a single region of Bartonella sp. M0283:
- a CDS encoding glycine betaine/L-proline ABC transporter ATP-binding protein, translating to MARVIIDHVSVVFGNRRKQALDLADQGASRAEIKDLTNTVLGVHECSLDIAEGETLVLMGLSGSGKSTLLRTINRLIKPVEGNIYVGDAGKEINVTTASSDELRYVRTRLVSMVFQQFGLFPWRTVADNIGFGLEVAGVPKKQRQAIIAEQLDLVGLNEWANRMVTELSGGMQQRIGLARAFATGAPVLLMDEPFSALDPLIRNHLQDELLELQKRLNKTLIFVSHDLDEAIKMGNRIAIMEDGRILQCGTAQEIVLTPANEHVANFVRHINPLSFLTARQVMRPYNFQNGDISVAAMAKPDTSLPDLISVCDRKNGAIGVAEDGRVIGVITEEDIIHHLAEHQKR from the coding sequence ATGGCCAGAGTGATTATCGATCATGTGAGTGTGGTTTTCGGCAATCGTCGCAAGCAGGCGCTTGATCTTGCAGATCAGGGCGCATCACGGGCAGAAATCAAGGATTTGACCAATACTGTGCTTGGTGTCCATGAATGTTCACTCGATATTGCCGAAGGTGAAACGCTGGTTTTAATGGGGCTTTCCGGTTCGGGAAAATCGACTTTGCTGCGCACCATCAACCGTTTGATAAAGCCGGTTGAAGGCAATATTTACGTTGGTGACGCGGGAAAAGAAATTAATGTCACCACCGCATCGAGTGACGAATTGCGTTATGTGCGCACGCGCCTTGTTTCTATGGTGTTCCAGCAATTCGGCCTCTTTCCATGGCGCACCGTTGCCGACAATATTGGCTTCGGCCTTGAAGTGGCGGGGGTACCAAAGAAGCAACGTCAGGCCATTATTGCCGAACAGCTTGATCTCGTCGGGTTGAATGAATGGGCAAACCGCATGGTGACGGAGCTTTCAGGCGGTATGCAACAAAGAATCGGCCTTGCTCGTGCTTTTGCAACCGGCGCACCGGTGCTGTTGATGGACGAGCCGTTTTCAGCCCTGGACCCGCTTATACGCAACCATTTGCAGGACGAGCTTCTGGAACTCCAAAAGCGGCTCAATAAAACATTGATCTTTGTGAGCCATGACCTTGATGAAGCCATCAAAATGGGTAACCGCATTGCCATTATGGAAGATGGGCGAATCTTACAATGCGGAACAGCACAAGAAATCGTGCTAACGCCAGCCAATGAACATGTGGCCAATTTTGTGCGCCACATCAATCCGTTGAGCTTTTTAACAGCACGACAGGTCATGCGCCCCTATAATTTTCAAAATGGTGATATTTCGGTTGCAGCCATGGCAAAACCTGATACGAGTTTACCTGATCTCATCAGTGTTTGTGACCGGAAAAATGGAGCAATCGGTGTGGCTGAAGACGGACGTGTCATCGGCGTAATTACCGAAGAAGACATCATCCATCATCTGGCAGAACACCAGAAACGGTGA
- the choW gene encoding choline ABC transporter permease subunit — protein MKSPANETHFAYKIPVGETANIVVEFLKEHGGLFFTALRVGLGSLLKATLALLLWPNPLLLIAFLCVLAFAIQRNWRVVLLTGLGFLFVINQGYWVDTMETITLLFWSCILCMGIGVPVGIACAHRPKVYRVIQPILDLMQTLPTFVYLIPAIIFFRIGMVPGLIATIIFVLPAPIRLTQQGIVSTPKALIEAGKAFGSNRRQILWKIEFPHAMPEIRAGMTQTIMLSLSMVVIAATVGGNGLGVKVYRALQQHDAAMGFEAGCVIVVVAIVLDRLFRPGKVR, from the coding sequence TTGAAATCACCAGCCAACGAAACACATTTTGCCTATAAAATTCCGGTCGGGGAAACGGCAAATATCGTTGTCGAATTTTTGAAAGAGCATGGCGGGCTTTTTTTTACCGCCCTTCGTGTCGGACTGGGAAGCTTGTTGAAAGCCACATTGGCACTGTTATTGTGGCCAAATCCTTTATTGTTGATTGCTTTTTTATGTGTCCTTGCCTTTGCCATACAGAGAAACTGGCGGGTCGTGCTGCTTACCGGACTGGGGTTCCTGTTCGTCATCAATCAAGGCTACTGGGTTGATACCATGGAAACCATAACCCTTCTGTTCTGGTCGTGCATTCTTTGTATGGGAATAGGTGTTCCAGTTGGCATAGCCTGCGCCCATCGGCCCAAAGTCTATCGTGTGATACAGCCCATTCTCGACCTTATGCAGACATTGCCAACCTTTGTCTATCTGATACCGGCGATCATATTTTTCCGCATCGGCATGGTACCGGGATTGATCGCAACCATTATCTTTGTGCTTCCCGCCCCCATAAGATTGACCCAGCAGGGTATTGTCTCGACACCGAAAGCCTTGATCGAGGCAGGCAAAGCATTCGGTTCAAACCGTCGTCAAATATTATGGAAAATCGAATTTCCCCATGCAATGCCGGAAATACGCGCCGGCATGACACAAACCATTATGCTTTCGCTTTCCATGGTGGTCATTGCCGCAACTGTTGGCGGTAATGGACTGGGTGTCAAAGTTTACCGTGCCCTCCAGCAACATGATGCTGCCATGGGCTTTGAAGCGGGCTGCGTAATTGTGGTGGTGGCAATTGTCCTTGACCGCTTGTTCCGCCCGGGAAAGGTACGCTAA
- a CDS encoding DUF1134 domain-containing protein has protein sequence MNRSIHIQWRKVVLLFALAIFTNIGLTPAQAQTQQQNGRYTAQEIIDSGHRFFGDAAGSMATGIEKVFAKYGLPNGYILGEEGSGAIIGGLTYGEGTLYTKNAGDHKVFWQGPTVGWDIGGQGSRLMILVYELDNVNNLWGRYAGISGSAYFVAGVGFHVLKKGNILLVPVRTGVGARLGVNIGYLKLTPAATWNPF, from the coding sequence ATGAACCGTTCCATCCATATTCAGTGGCGTAAAGTCGTTCTTCTCTTTGCGTTGGCTATATTTACAAATATTGGATTGACACCGGCGCAGGCCCAAACCCAGCAGCAAAACGGACGCTATACGGCACAGGAAATTATTGATTCCGGCCACCGTTTTTTTGGCGATGCAGCAGGTAGCATGGCAACCGGAATTGAAAAAGTATTTGCAAAATACGGTTTGCCGAATGGCTATATTCTGGGTGAAGAAGGCTCCGGCGCCATTATCGGCGGCCTCACCTATGGAGAGGGAACGCTTTACACAAAAAATGCCGGTGACCATAAGGTTTTCTGGCAAGGCCCGACAGTCGGCTGGGATATTGGTGGTCAAGGGTCGCGGTTGATGATTCTGGTTTACGAGCTTGATAACGTCAATAACCTTTGGGGACGCTATGCAGGTATCTCGGGATCAGCTTATTTTGTTGCAGGCGTAGGCTTTCATGTGCTTAAGAAAGGAAACATCCTTTTGGTACCGGTCAGAACCGGTGTTGGCGCACGTTTGGGGGTCAATATCGGTTATCTGAAATTGACACCGGCTGCCACCTGGAATCCGTTTTAA
- a CDS encoding RNA methyltransferase produces the protein MSLDITTISDVDDPRLAPYRDIKERDLVGREHHFIAEGKVVLSVLLRSKRFQAQSLLVAAAKLLGLMPVLDATKPTCPIYCVPQKIMDDIAGFNVHRGILGIGERVCTPTLDEFLADLPEKALIPVLCGISNHDNMGSIFRNAAAFAADGIIVDKTCCDPLYRKAIRVSVGAALKVPYTQGEDIKTILAALEKANFRIYSLSPAASNYLKDAEVAKRTALVFGTEGEGLPEFVLKDTETLRIPIAYDFDSLNVATATGLALEHFADFDKLN, from the coding sequence ATGAGTTTGGATATTACGACAATAAGCGATGTTGATGATCCTCGTCTTGCTCCCTATCGGGATATAAAAGAGCGGGATCTTGTCGGTCGTGAACATCATTTTATTGCCGAAGGCAAAGTTGTTTTGTCTGTTCTTTTAAGGTCCAAACGCTTTCAGGCACAGTCGCTCCTTGTTGCAGCAGCCAAACTTCTGGGATTAATGCCGGTCTTGGATGCAACAAAACCCACCTGCCCGATCTATTGTGTCCCACAAAAAATCATGGACGATATTGCAGGCTTCAACGTGCATCGCGGCATCCTCGGCATTGGAGAGCGTGTATGCACACCGACACTTGATGAATTTCTGGCGGATTTACCGGAAAAAGCGTTGATTCCGGTTTTATGCGGCATTTCCAACCATGATAATATGGGCTCGATCTTCCGGAATGCTGCGGCATTTGCGGCCGATGGTATTATCGTCGATAAAACCTGTTGTGATCCGCTCTATCGCAAAGCCATTCGCGTCTCGGTGGGTGCAGCACTAAAAGTACCCTATACGCAGGGCGAAGATATCAAGACTATCCTTGCAGCTCTTGAAAAGGCCAATTTCCGTATCTATTCGCTTTCTCCGGCCGCTTCAAACTATTTGAAAGATGCTGAAGTTGCAAAAAGAACAGCTCTTGTTTTCGGGACAGAAGGTGAAGGCCTTCCTGAATTTGTCCTGAAGGATACCGAAACCTTGCGCATTCCCATTGCCTATGATTTCGATAGCCTGAACGTTGCCACAGCAACTGGACTGGCACTTGAACATTTTGCCGACTTTGACAAACTGAATTAA
- the chpT gene encoding histidine phosphotransferase ChpT, which yields MPLAVTLSPADLAALLCSRICHDLISPVGAINNGIELYDEADAQEDAIELIRMSAVNASSKLQFARIAFGAAGSAGSEIDSGDAETVAKNYMENEKGNLDWKAPRLLLPKNEVKLLLNLVLIANLSIPRGGDIVVEIGENSGTRLFQLKVSGKMLRVPPKFLELYNGQVPEEPIDAHSVQFYYALLLSQMSNMPIKVQAQPEIITFIAG from the coding sequence ATGCCACTAGCCGTTACATTAAGCCCTGCCGATCTTGCCGCATTGTTATGCAGCCGCATTTGTCATGATCTTATTTCGCCGGTCGGGGCAATCAATAATGGGATTGAACTTTATGACGAAGCCGATGCGCAGGAAGACGCTATCGAACTTATCCGCATGTCGGCTGTCAATGCATCGTCCAAATTGCAATTTGCCCGCATTGCTTTCGGAGCTGCCGGTTCGGCAGGAAGCGAAATTGACAGTGGTGACGCCGAGACAGTGGCAAAAAATTACATGGAAAATGAAAAAGGCAATCTTGACTGGAAGGCGCCACGCCTGCTTTTGCCAAAGAATGAAGTCAAGCTTTTGCTCAATCTGGTTCTGATTGCCAATCTTTCCATTCCGCGCGGCGGTGATATTGTTGTCGAGATTGGCGAGAATAGCGGAACACGCCTTTTCCAGTTGAAAGTAAGCGGAAAAATGTTGCGCGTGCCGCCAAAATTCTTGGAATTATATAACGGGCAGGTACCGGAAGAACCAATTGATGCCCATAGTGTCCAGTTTTATTACGCTCTTTTATTGTCGCAAATGTCGAATATGCCGATCAAAGTTCAGGCACAGCCGGAAATTATTACCTTTATAGCAGGCTGA
- a CDS encoding flagellar export protein FliJ: MKPRESVVRLKMFQVREKRRQISQLDMMMSEFDRMASELETQIANEERKSGITDVNHFAYPTFARAARQRRENLINSIRDLQIQKASGEMKLHELEAELERAQALEERDGKSLPSEDVVFVQSRSMIG; encoded by the coding sequence ATGAAACCGCGTGAAAGTGTGGTTCGGTTGAAAATGTTTCAGGTGCGCGAAAAACGCCGCCAGATTTCTCAACTCGATATGATGATGAGTGAATTCGACCGTATGGCAAGTGAACTGGAAACGCAAATTGCCAATGAAGAACGCAAATCGGGCATCACCGATGTCAACCATTTTGCCTATCCCACCTTTGCACGTGCCGCCCGTCAACGACGTGAAAATCTCATCAATTCCATTCGTGATTTGCAAATCCAGAAGGCTTCCGGTGAAATGAAGCTGCATGAGCTTGAGGCGGAACTTGAACGCGCACAAGCTTTGGAAGAACGCGATGGCAAATCTCTTCCCAGTGAAGACGTGGTGTTTGTCCAAAGCCGATCAATGATCGGTTGA
- the ctrA gene encoding response regulator transcription factor CtrA: MRVLLIEDDHATATSIELMLKSESFNVYTTDLGEEGVDLGKLYDYDIILLDLNLPDMSGYEVLRTLRLSKVKTPILILSGMGGIEDKVRGLGFGADDYMTKPFHKDELVARIHAIVRRSKGHAQSVIATGDLVVNLDAKTVEIGGHPVHLTGKEYQMLELLSLRKGTTLTKEMFLNHLYGGMDEPELKIIDVFICKLRKKLDAVSGGVNYIETVWGRGYVLREPNEEPMRETA, encoded by the coding sequence ATGCGCGTATTATTGATTGAAGATGACCACGCGACAGCGACAAGCATCGAGCTTATGCTCAAATCGGAAAGTTTCAACGTCTACACGACAGACCTTGGAGAGGAAGGTGTAGATCTTGGAAAACTTTATGATTATGACATCATATTGTTGGATCTCAATTTGCCGGATATGTCCGGTTACGAGGTTTTGCGCACATTGCGCCTTTCCAAAGTTAAAACGCCAATCCTTATCCTTTCCGGTATGGGCGGTATCGAAGACAAGGTGCGCGGCTTGGGCTTCGGTGCTGACGATTATATGACAAAGCCATTCCATAAAGATGAATTGGTCGCTCGTATCCATGCTATTGTTCGTCGTTCGAAAGGTCACGCCCAATCGGTGATTGCAACTGGTGATCTGGTTGTCAATCTTGATGCCAAAACAGTTGAAATCGGTGGTCATCCGGTTCATTTGACCGGCAAAGAATATCAGATGCTTGAACTTCTTTCATTGCGTAAAGGAACCACTTTAACCAAGGAAATGTTCCTGAACCATCTCTATGGTGGCATGGACGAACCGGAACTCAAAATTATTGACGTTTTCATTTGCAAATTGCGCAAAAAACTGGACGCTGTTTCAGGCGGTGTCAATTATATTGAAACGGTTTGGGGACGCGGTTATGTGCTGCGCGAACCAAATGAAGAACCGATGCGCGAAACAGCCTGA
- a CDS encoding DUF1153 domain-containing protein gives MTELVRTRVKYVIGPDGSPLTITDLPPSNTRRWVIRRKAEVVAAVRGGLLSLDEACQRYTLTVEEFLSWQCSIDEHGLAGLRTTRIQQYRH, from the coding sequence ATGACCGAGTTAGTAAGAACACGAGTAAAATACGTTATTGGCCCAGATGGGAGTCCGCTTACGATCACCGACCTGCCGCCAAGCAACACACGGCGCTGGGTTATCCGTCGCAAAGCCGAAGTAGTAGCCGCTGTCAGAGGTGGCCTGCTCAGTCTGGATGAAGCCTGCCAACGTTATACATTGACGGTGGAAGAATTTTTATCCTGGCAATGCTCGATTGATGAACATGGTCTTGCCGGTTTACGTACAACGCGTATCCAGCAATACCGCCATTGA
- the mnmA gene encoding tRNA 2-thiouridine(34) synthase MnmA, translating to MSLNSLDLPKRPEDTRVVVAMSGGVDSSVVAGLLKKEGYDVVGVTLQLYDHGAATHRVGSCCAGQDIEDARRVSETLGIPHYVLDYEARFREAVINPFADSYAHGETPIPCVACNQTVKFADLLVTAKNLGADALATGHYIRSRPNGAHRALYRPVDANRDQSYFLFATTQEQIDYLRFPLGDLAKPHVREIAAEMGLSVASKHDSQDICFVPQGRYSDVIAKLRPEAANPGEIVHIDGRILGRHAGIVNYTIGQRRGIGIATGEALYVVYLDAENSRVIVGPREALETRKLFLRDTNWLGDENLDEFPEEGIEVAAKVRSTRPPRPAILKYEDGALTVELLEGETGVAPGQACVLYDNESNDARVLGGGFITRSERDARAEAMLKNLLDQSRENTAA from the coding sequence ATGTCTCTCAACAGTCTTGATCTTCCAAAACGTCCCGAGGATACACGTGTGGTTGTTGCCATGTCGGGCGGTGTCGATTCGTCCGTTGTTGCGGGATTGTTGAAAAAAGAAGGCTATGATGTTGTCGGCGTCACTCTTCAACTTTATGATCATGGTGCGGCGACCCATCGCGTCGGCTCCTGCTGTGCCGGTCAGGATATCGAGGATGCGCGGCGTGTTTCGGAAACTTTGGGTATTCCCCATTATGTGCTGGATTATGAGGCCCGCTTCCGTGAAGCGGTCATCAATCCTTTTGCCGATAGCTATGCTCATGGCGAAACGCCAATTCCCTGTGTTGCCTGTAACCAGACGGTGAAATTTGCCGATCTTCTTGTCACGGCAAAAAATCTTGGTGCCGATGCTCTGGCAACGGGCCACTATATAAGAAGTCGCCCCAATGGTGCACACCGTGCATTATATCGGCCGGTCGACGCCAATCGTGACCAGAGCTATTTCCTTTTTGCCACAACGCAGGAACAGATTGACTATTTGCGTTTTCCTTTGGGCGATCTGGCAAAACCCCATGTTCGCGAAATTGCTGCCGAAATGGGACTTTCTGTTGCATCCAAGCATGACAGTCAGGATATTTGTTTTGTGCCCCAGGGGCGCTATTCGGATGTGATTGCCAAATTGCGTCCAGAGGCTGCCAATCCGGGAGAAATTGTCCATATTGACGGGCGCATTCTTGGTCGCCATGCGGGTATTGTCAATTATACTATCGGTCAACGTCGCGGTATTGGCATTGCAACCGGCGAAGCGCTTTATGTTGTCTATCTTGATGCGGAAAATTCCCGTGTCATTGTTGGGCCGAGAGAAGCACTTGAAACGCGTAAACTGTTTTTGCGTGATACCAATTGGCTTGGCGATGAAAATCTTGACGAGTTCCCCGAAGAGGGAATTGAAGTTGCCGCCAAAGTGCGCTCCACGCGCCCGCCAAGACCTGCCATACTCAAATATGAGGACGGCGCTCTGACGGTTGAACTATTGGAAGGTGAAACCGGCGTTGCTCCGGGGCAGGCCTGCGTTCTTTATGATAATGAAAGCAATGATGCCCGTGTTCTGGGCGGTGGTTTCATTACCCGTTCGGAGCGGGATGCGCGTGCCGAAGCGATGCTTAAAAATTTGCTCGATCAATCGCGTGAAAATACGGCTGCCTGA